Genomic window (Oryza sativa Japonica Group chromosome 3, ASM3414082v1):
TCGAGGACGTGCTCGCGCTCTTCGGCCGGAACGGTACGTGCTGTGTCGTCGTCGTTCTCGAGAGCGAGCACCATCACGGCGTCGAATCGGTTGCGAGTTCTTCCTTCCGCTACTTCTCTAGTAACCCGTTGCTTCGTTGGATCGTGCTGCGGCTGTTTCTGTGTATGCTGCGCGGTGATCATGCTTGATCGGTCAAGACGAGGCTGCATTTTGCTGCAATTTGTTCTGGGTGATCATGATTGCTGCGCTTGCTAGATCAGTTTGCACTGGATTCGTGAAAGTGGAGAATACCTACATGTAACGTTGCTTTCTTGTAGAtcgtcggacggcggcggcgtcggcgacggcgacggtgacgaaGGTCATCATCATGGAGGCGCCCGAGACGGGaccgagggcggtggcggcggcggtggtggccgcggcGAGGAGAAGCACAAGGCCGTAAGTTCGCTTGCCTCTAAATCTCGCGGGCTCATTGGTTCTCAATGCCTACTGATCAACGAGAAAGTGTTTCCACTTCGTCACAGGATCATCTCCTACCTGCGCTTCCTCCTGAACCGCCTCAGGGACACCTCCGATGAGCAGGTCATCAACCGCTCGAACGACGCCTGGAATCTGTACCACCGCCTGACAgggagcagccgccgccccgCCATCGCCGGCCACGGCGCCTTCCCTACGGGAGATACCCTCGATTGCCTGCTCCGTCCGCGCTACTTCATCCCCAGAAGGCCGCTCTTTCAGAATTGCAGCCTCTACCGAGTTCTCTGTCAGGTGAGGCGGGCGTCTCCATCCTGGAAGGAGCTCGCCATCGGATTGGGATTGGCCGCGGCTGTAGTAGGTGCTACTTTGCTCGTGAGGTACTACGGGGAAGAGGCAAAGAGAAGACTCGTCGCTGATCTTTACACCACTGCCTATCTCAAGGGAGAGTTCGACAGGTTCGACCGCAACGACGATGGTATGTGCCCCTGCCATGTCCTTCTCAACAACACACTCTATCATGGCGTCGGTTTTGAGTTGGTATTGGGAATTCTTGAGCTCTTTATGGAGCATTTGTGTTTGCAC
Coding sequences:
- the LOC9270836 gene encoding uncharacterized protein, which translates into the protein MADRLTDEQIEDVLALFGRNDRRTAAASATATVTKVIIMEAPETGPRAVAAAVVAAARRSTRPIISYLRFLLNRLRDTSDEQVINRSNDAWNLYHRLTGSSRRPAIAGHGAFPTGDTLDCLLRPRYFIPRRPLFQNCSLYRVLCQVRRASPSWKELAIGLGLAAAVVGATLLVRYYGEEAKRRLVADLYTTAYLKGEFDRFDRNDDGFITSEELGELLSCLGLNHTEAELQAMIEEAAPDGNGAIDFHEFLTIAHNWVIRDYHDAEEESIEAFQLFDRELIY